From Coccinella septempunctata chromosome 4, icCocSept1.1, whole genome shotgun sequence, a single genomic window includes:
- the LOC123311757 gene encoding transcription factor Sox-14-like yields MQNDHIKRPMNAFMVWSRIRRRQITNEYPRLHNSEISKLLGAEWKMLGEAQKKPFIDEAKRLRSQHMLDHPNYKYRPRRKSKLERPNIDMGRISMGPYVDPLQALSRNAYGPSQIGDTSTPPSFPVHHRMDSNIIRTIHVPDTNYEIAISIPSTPVYADSMSYSRLPRPVQQINQNYEGFNYQMDALTNFSNTSSTSGLPSYSTLATSLPQRSAFRAPNFYSYRSDIASLYFT; encoded by the exons ATGCAAAATGATCACATCAAACGACCCATGAACGCCTTCATGGTGTGGTCCAGGATCAGAAGACGCCAAATCACCAACGAATACCCAAGACTTCACAACTCTGAAATATCTAAACTCCTAGGAGCTGAATGGAAGATGTTGGGTGAAGCACAGAAGAAACCTTTTATAGACGAGGCTAAGAGACTGAGAAGTCAACACATGTTGGATCATCCCAATTACAAATATAGACCAAGGAGGAAATCTAAGCTAGAAAGACCTAACATTGATATGGGCAGAATCAGTATGGGTCCATATGTCGATCCACTGCAGGCTTTATCGAGGAATGCTTATGGGCCATCACAAATTGGAG ATACCAGCACACCTCCATCGTTTCCTGTACACCATCGGATGGACTCGAACATCATCAGGACGATCCATGTTCCAGATACAAATTATGAGATAGCCATCAGTATCCCGTCTACTCCAGTCTATGCAGATTCGATGTCTTACAGTAGACTACCAAGACCGGTACAGCAGATCAATCAAAACTACGAAGGTTTCAACTACCAAATGGATGCATTGAcgaatttttcaaacacaagtaGTACTTCTGGTCTACCGTCATATTCCACGTTGGCTACCAGCTTACCACAGAGATCTGCATTTAGGGCGCCTAATTTTTACAGTTATCGTTCGGATATAGCCTCGCTTTACTTCACTTGA